The segment gatagacagacagtgtgacgggatccggatgatagacagacagtgtgacgggatccggatgatagacagacagtgtgacgggatccggatgatagacagacagtgtgacgggatccggatgatagacagacagtgtgacgggatcctgatgatagacagacagtgtgacgggatccggatgatagacagacagtgtgacggtatccggatgatagacagacagtgtgatgggatccggatgatagacagacagtgtgacggtatccggatgatagagagtgtgacgggatccggatgatagacagacagtgtgacgggatccggatgatagacagacagtgtgacgggatccggatgatagacagacagtgtgacgggatcctgatgatagacagacagtgtgacgggatccggatgatagacagacagtgtgacggtatccggttgatagacagacagtgtgaagGGATCCGGataatagacagacagtgtgacggtatccggatgatagatagtgtggcagtatccggatgatagacagacagtgtgacggtatccggttgatagacagacagtgtgacggtatccggatgatagacagacagtgtgacggtatccggatgatagacagacagtgtgacagtatccggatgatagacagacagtgtgacgggatccagatgatagacagacagtgtgacagtatccggatgatagacagacagtgtgacagtatccggttgatagacagacagtgtgacggtatccggatgatagacagacagtgtgacggtatccgtatgatagatagacagtgtgacagtatccggatgatagacagacagtgtgacgggatccaGATGATAGCCAGACAGTgtgacggtatccggatgatagacagacagtgtgacagtatccggatgatagacagacagtgtgacgggatccggttgatagacagacagtgtgacagtatccggatgatagacagacagtgtgacagtatccggttgatagacagacagtgtgacagtatccggatgatagacagacagtgtgacgggatccggatgatagacaggcagtgtgacggtatccggatgatagacagacagtgtgacggtatccggatgatgggccctcattccgagttgttcgctcgctagctgcttttagcagcattgcacacgctaggccgacgccctctgggagtgtatcttagcttagcagaatagcgaacgaaagattagcagaattgctactaaataattctttgcagtttctgagtagctccagacttactcacagattgcgatcagctcaggccgtttcgttcctggtttgacgtcacacatacgcccagcgttcggccagccactcccccgtttctccagacactcccgcgtttttccctgacacacctgcgtttttccgcacactcccagaaaacggccagtttccgcccagaaacacccacttcctgtcaatcacactccgatcactacaacgatgaaaattcttcgttcggacgtgagtaaatctactaagttttgtgttaaaaaaaatacttagcgcatgcgcactgcgtaccatgcgcatgcgcattttagccttaatcgctccgttgcgaaaatcagcaacgagcgatcaactcggaatgacccccgatagacagacagtgtgacggtatccggatgatagacagacagtgtctagtagaccgtcaataggtcaacagatacaacagattgacatgccaattgtcaacacaagtttttttgagGTTTATCAAATATTTttaaactacgattgggaatagtaaccttgctggAAGCATGGTTTTGCTTTGCTCCAGTAGAGGAAAAGGGGTCACTGTCGGCAATTAGATTGTCGGTAACAGTCGCCAGCTTTGCACAGGGGTATATAACTAATGATGATATCTGTTAACAGACCAAAGACATTTAATACTTGCTTTATTTCTCCACTGCTCCTGCgcgagtgtggagaagtgagcctgtggagaagttgcccatggcaaccaatcagctgctctgtataatttaatagaatgcactttataaatgttaccttaacactgattggttgccatgggcaactcctccactggctcacttctccactcttttcactgcttcatgaatagaccccatagtgataAAGGTGCCCCTTCATCTCTTACGTGTACTGGTGACCCCATTGCGTGCAGACAGTAGCTACAGCACAGGGGCGTCTTAAGCAAGGAGGGAGCCCGTGTACAGACCCCGGGTGGGCCCTCCCCTCTTCTTGGCGCcgtaggctccgacattgtgccggagcctactgcgcatgcgcaggtctccagaaacatggcgcccgccatgttccggagacaaaattcaaaCTGGGCAGCCATTTTGGAATGGATTTTTTGCGCAACGgatgctggactccggagaggtgagtaccaaaatatgggtgcaatgtgtgcggtgtggggccccctctggacccacttGCCCAGTGGCCACAGTGAAATGGAATCATGCGCTGAGGAGGCGACGTGTGTGTCCTGGTGCAGAGTTTCGGGCGTGGTACCTGACCTATAACCGCAGCAGTGCAGTCCAGGGAAATGCTGCCTAACGTCACCGCCAAGTGGTCTATCTGCCCGAGGCTTCTCACATTATAGGGTAAGGAAATGTTCTCATCTTCATTCTTATATGACCTGAAGTGTTCCTTTAATCTGTGGAAAAGATGACAAGAGAGATCTTATATATCCAGCTGCTGTTCATTCCAACCGCAGAGCTGCattagaaagtttgatacatctcacccaaaTAACCACAGGTACAATTCGGCTGAGCAATGAGAGATGGTAATTGTgaggtctatgggggggggggggggtcattccaagttgttcgcttgctagcaactttttgcagcgctgcgatcagatagtcgccgcctatgggggagtgtattttcgctttgcaagtgtgcgagcgcTTTTGCAGACGACGGCACaagaaaagtttgttgcagtttctgagtatctctggacttactcagccgctgcgatcacttcaaactttttggtcccggaattgacgttagacacccgccctgcaaacgtttggatacgcctgcgtttttccaaccactccctgaaaacggtcagttgacacccataaacgccatctttctgccaatcaccttgcgatcgactgtgcgaatggattcttcgttaaaatccatcgcccagcaacgacacgttttgtacccgtacgacgcgcctgcacattgcggtgcatacgcatgcccagttttgCTGcgttttaacctgattgcagcaaaaagttgctagcgcgcgatcaactcggaatgaccccctatgtacttagggggatatgtactaagcagtgataaaagtggagaagtgagccagtggagaatttgcccatggcaaccaatcagctgctctgtatacttttctagtatgcaaattataaatgttacgccaatgatgattggttgccatgggcaatttctccaatggctcacttctccacttttatcactgcttagtacatgtcccccttagactttagagagagataaagtgcaaagagataacgtaccagccatcagctcctatctgtcatttctcaaacgcagcctgtaccatggcagttaggagctgatttactggtactttatctctctccacggcttagtacatagctCTTTATAGACCcctaagggcctgatttagaggtggatgcagGAGGGACCGGTGGGAGGTGGGAAgttatggtaatgcagcaagaggcATCTATTGTAAAACTATGCCCAGATCCGGCTTCCCAGATCCCTTGCCTGCGTTCGAAGATGCAGCATCTGATCACCACCGCGACTATCACGTGGGCCTCCCGACATCTGCGCAGCCCTAAGGTTGCTGTAAATATCGCGGCCAGTGAAGCTGCTCGGAACGACCCTATAATGTcagcgacacacctgcgttttagaTGCTTCTCCCCAATACCGCCCTCAACCGTCCGGAAACTGTGCAACAGGCAGCGGCTTCCCCCATACTGTGACCAGAACTGCAGCAGCATCACGGCACATGCGCACAGGGCTGGATTAACCATTAAGTAAAATACAGggcatcaggaaagtattcacagcgcttctcttttccacattttgttatgttacaggcagcatacttgcctacctgaccctctccatgagggagaaaatgctctgttcctggactttcctggtaatgtatgattgccatcacctgtggtgaaacacctttcttatcaattaactagctcaccacaggtgatggcaaacatacattaccaggaaagtccaggaacagagcattttctccctcatggagagggtcaggtaggcaagtatggtttattaATGTTTCTATTTGGATATATATAGGGGCACCggtcttaatccagccctgcatgaGCACTGCAACTCCGGTGCAGGTGCATTAAAAAGAGTAATCGAATAATCGGAATCTCATACAGGCCCTAGAAGTGGGCCAAAGTCTTGTCTTTTGGTATAGATAAACTTTGACCTTTACTGGTCTGGTGACTGTGAAACGTTCTCTGCCTACTCAGTGCAATATTATTATATATCATAATTACACCGCGCCGCATGACCAGATGTAATCTGGATCCACTACAGCTAAATAGAGATTACACATGAACCTGGTTTTTGGTTACTGTACCATGAAATGCAGAACAGGATTTATGGAACAAACGCTGGGCTATAATAATAACCAACTAGACAGACCAGATCTGTAGCGTATCCCAGACACAAAACGCAAAATGTTTATATATTCAGCAAGAGGTAACGAGGAATCTAGATGTAATACTAGGAGCTTTCACTGAATTTCTTTAATCCAGCTCCATTATATCTCCCAGGAAATACGCTGCCTGGTGCACTACTGTGTCCAGTGCTGTGACCTCATTCTGCCAGGCAGAGGGAAACAGCTCAGCATAATTACTATACTGCAGGGTGCAAGATGTAACACAGCGCGACCTCACTGCACCCACCTTACCCAGTGACACAGAACATACAGCTCTGTGCTCTGTGCTGTACAGGTGCATCCTTGGAAGCTGAACGCTATAGTTTATTATTCCTGTGATTCCTGGAAGTAATGCCCCATATATCCAAATACTAACAAACATGAATATCTATCATAATAAAAATAGGAAACCATTGggatagacattgggggtaattcagagttgatcgcagtagcaaattttttagcagttgggcaaaaccatgggggtcattccgaatttagcacagctacgatcataaactcagacatgcggggggacgcccagcacagggctagtccaccccgcatgtcagtcctgccccccctcgcagaagtgcaaaggcatcgcacagcggcgatgcctttgcacttcacgagtaactcccggccaacgcagctttagcgtgctggccgggagctactcatcgctccccagcccgcagcggctgcgtgtgacaacaTGCAGCCGCtatggcccgccccccattcggtccagccacgcctgcattgggtgaaccaaacccacgaaacggcggccaaccccctgccgttccgccccctcccgcccagcgatcgcctctgcctgtcaatcaggcagaggcgatcgcatccctgctacggccctcGGCCACctgtcatgcgccggcgcactacggcgccggtgcaCGCGCAGCAGGGCCCCGTTTGCTCTGCTCCGTTAAAAcatagcgagcgaacgggtcagaatgacccccaatgtgcactgcaggggggggggggggcagatataacatgtgcagagagagttagatttgggtgggttattttgtttctgtgcagggtaaatactggatgctttatttttacactgcaatttagatttcaatttcaacacaccccacccagatctaactctctctgcacatgttacatctgccccccccccctgcagtgcgcatggggggggtcattctgagttgatcgctcgctgctgtttttcacagcgcagcgatcgggtcactactgtgcatacatatgtgccgcaatgcgcaggtgcgtcgtacgggtataaaacagatcattgctgggcgatggatttaacgaagaatccattcgcacagccgatcgcaagaagactgacaggaagagggcgtgtatgggtgtcaactgaccgttttctgggagtggttggaaaaacgcaggcgtgtccaggcgtttgcagggcgggtgtctgacgtcaattccgggaccaaaaagactgaagtgatcgcagcagctgagtaaaggtgggtacacagcacactgatagatatatctgcagatcaattgatctgcagatatatctatggacggatcggcagtgagctgtgcatacacactgattgATCCGTCGGGGACTGCCCAGTTCAGCGCCCactcagttcagctgtcaatcaccgccggctgccgcagcatgtgtacaggcggccggctggtcgcctgtacacacacagcgatgcagcAATATATTGGTAAATATTTTGTCCgttggctgtgctgtggggccgacgcgatatgtctgtgaacgacgaagttcacagacatatcgcccgtatacACTGGCCGTCGGACCCGTGATATTTCGGCCGTTCtattgatatatcggccagtgtgtacccaccttaagtccagagctactcagaaactgcaaaaaacattttcgtcccgctcggctgcacacacgttcgcacacttgcaaagcgaaaatacactctcccataggcggtgactatctgattgctgcgctgcaaaaaatagctagcgagcgatcaactcggaatgagggccatggttttgcccaactgctaagaagcagagctgaaactaggatttttgtcacccagcgcaaggcagtaatttgcccccccccccccgcctcttttaatatattttattggccctcattccgagttgttcgctcgttgccgagtttcgctatattgctcgcagagcgcatgcgcttagttattttactcaaaagtttggtattttactcacggcattatgaggatttttcttcgttctggtgatcggagtgtgattgacaggaagtgggtgtttctgggcggaaactggccgttttatgggtgtgtgtgaaaaaacgctaccgtttctgggaaaaacgcgggagtggctggagaaacgggggagtgtctgggcgaacgctgggtgtgtttgtgacgtcaaaccaggaacgaaactgactgaactgatcgcagtggcagagtaagtgtcgagctactcagaaactgttaagaaatttctattcgcaattttgcaaatctttcgttcgaacttctgctaagctaagattcactcccagagggctgcggcttagcgtgtgcaatgctgctaaaagcagctagcaagcgaacaactcggaatgagggcccttattaggTCATAAGTTTTAACTGGGCAATTGCCAGTATTCATGTTACATcatgcagtagtgtcccttacacacatcacaccacaccttaatgccccttatacacgatgcccacagtagtgccccttacacacaatacccatagtagtgctccttaaacACAtgaggggtcattcaggtgcatttGCTGCTGCAACCATTGGCGTAAAGTTCCAATTtttgtactttgcgcatgtgcagggtcAGTTCCTTCGTGGGTCCTGCAGCATAGAATGCAGCCCGGCATCAGACTGTCTTTGATTGACAGTCTAATTTCGTATCAGGGACAGTGAGTGGGTGGCGATGGCTTCCGTTTGTGGAAACAGGGGAATGTTGCTGCCCTTTTGGGGGtgggaagaagccagggatctccgtcgtagaaCGGAGATTTCCTGTCCTCTGTGTCAGGCAGCTTGGTTGGCACCATGGGTGCCATAAGCAACCCGATGGTGGGTGCTTTGAGCCAATGCTGCGTCAcatctgcatgtaatagacgcctcctgctgcatcaccatacagccatatcactgctgcttccaaggaatagcaactccaaccacacctAAATGaccccataatgcccacagtagtagtgccccttacacataatgcccacagtagtgccccttacacataatgtccacagtagtagtgccccttacacataatgcccacagtagtgccccttacacataatgtccacagtagtagtgccccttacacataatgcccacagtagtgccccttacacataatgtccacagtagtagtgccccttacacataatgcccacagtagtgccccttacacataatgtccacagtagtagtgccccttacacataatgcccacggtagtagtgccccttacacataatgcccacagtagtagtgctccttatacataattcccacagtagaagTGCTCCATACACATAAAAAGAGATGGATGCTCCTGGGTGGTGAACAGAAGTGAATGCAATAAGTCTGTCCCATGGGCTCCTTATAGGAGGGTCGCAGGCAGAGTCAGACGGTGAATTTGCACCTGTGATACAGATGTGCAAGTGTCTATCTATGGTGCACCAAAGGTGGCATCTAAAGAATCACCTGTGAAATTACAGCGTGCAGAGACGCATAAAGTGGTtgcctcagtccttgcatattcagatGCACACTTCTACACCAGAGGAAGGTCTGATATTAGCATTTGCATACTCTCGCAGCTGCCACTCCAGCAACAGACACAAGCAAATGCAGCTGCATCAAtcttgaatcaggccctgtgtctggTAACATTCCTAGTGCTTACCCCAGTCTGTCCAAGCATGCTGCAGAAATGATGCTGTACTGACAGGATGTGTCGATCTTGGCTTTCACCTCCTTACCAGCGCACTAAATGAGCCACAAGAGAAATCACATTAGCAGTACAAAGTGGAAAACATGCAGGCAACTGGGTCTCATCTCACTACCGGGAGACAATGTGTAAAATAGATAAATTCCTGGCATTATCACACTGTATGTCCAACAGTAGTTGTCAGATGGAAGAGAAAAAAAAGTGGATCATGTGATTGTTTCTGATTTTTATTTCTGGTTGACTTCAAATACTTAGTTGTCTTTATATTTCCGTATGACAATTTATCACCATTTTTATTGAATATATATTGTGACTTTTTTTGCTTTATTAAATTGCATTTATTGATATTCTGTCTTTGTGTCCTTAAATAAAACGTCAGAtagcttatttttttttataatgcttCATCTATGCATGGAATTGCTTGATTTATAGTAACTCAGATTAAATGAGGCTTTGATTGTAGAGGATAAATAGGGAGCAACTGTAAAATTTAATGGAATATCCTGGTGCTATAAGTAATAAACTAAGAGTATaagatcatggggtaaatgtaatagggtgtgagaagcccCATAACCTAAGGTCTAAATTTACTATGCAGCGCTTTTCAAAACCGTGGTGACTTCAGCTTGGCAATTATATTAAATACAAAACTAGGCGCAAATAACAAGCTCCTGACAAGGCTGGTGCTCTGTTATTGTATACTGCGCATATGGTGGTAATACGGAATCTCTACCTGACACCAAACAAACACAGCATCCTCCTCCTCAGTTTTCCTGGGACTTTCCACTTTTCCGTGATGCACCTTGTTACTCTGAGCTGAGAGATCGCTCTTAGGGATCCACGCTGTTCGAGTATTCCTCAGTTTCGTCAAGTTGGTCTCCAGCAAACGTCGCTGTAGAATACTGTGCGgttgcttataaaaaaaaaaaaaaactgtcagaaaaatgcagaaaaatatatatacagtatatgtacaatgTAGAAAGGGACGGTATATACTGGGGAATATTTCCATTATCTGATACATTTATTATCATTCAGTCACTCTCAGTTATATACCAAATGTGCAATATGCGCCACAAATGCTATATTGCAAAATCATTTTCATACAATTGTGCGCTTGGCTTTGTGGGTGGTGATAGTAGTGtctaatggcctaattcagacctgatcgcagcagcaaatttgttagctaatggaaatctaaactgcagtgtaaaaataaagcagccaatatttaccctgcacagaaacaaaataacccacccacatctaatacCCATTTTCCATCGGTTCGTAGCCGGGAgcttgacacgggtgctacccggctgcaacccgcgTCAGACCCCTTTCCATCTGCAGTAACCATCTCGGCATATTGCcaagttggtgacgctgctggtgatgcggcgggggcggtgctgggagatcacatgatctcccagcgccgctcttccatacagtgtaaacgggaaacgggtcgcatcgacacgGCATCCATTtatactgcacagcttaccgggttgaacccgtgttcaaccctgcaagctacctgagttggaatatcgtgtcactcgacccggattattccaactcggcccttttacaccaaccagcaacacgggttatgcgcattcatgtgcaataacccgtgttatatgctggctggtgtaaaaggggtataactctctctgcacatgttatatctgccctcccctgcagtgcacatggttttgcccattagctaacaactttgctgctgcgatcagacctgaattaggcccaatgacagaTGAATGGTGAAGGACAGTTATGGTTACCAGCCATGGATGACTTAATGATTTCATGTCTGTGCTTTCTCCTGTCTTTTCTCGTTACACCTGTACCACAGCACCAATCACAGCACAGGAATGTAGTCACCCATGGCTGTTCATATGACGATGCTTCCGCCATCCACGCTTTTCCCACCACCAGATACAATGGTTACTCCACTCCGTTATGTACAGTGTCAAGTGTTCCCCATAACTCTTAGATTGCAAGCTCACCCGGACTGGGCCATTTTTACCTCATGTTTCACATCACTGTGGGTCTGATTGTCAGTCGCACAAATTTCTATATTCATGCAAATGGTCAAAAAAATTTAAACTACACACGTTAAAAACTCACACAGCACATGTTACACAGAGATTAGGACATACGGTCTGGGCACTGTATTGGAAACGTATATTGGGGTTCCCAGGTGGCGACTTGGAGGTTGAATCTCAAGAGGCACAGcgtccttgcacagtcagacgcacacttgtacaccaggggaagggcttttACAAGCATTAGCATATAGGCGCAGACCCGACTATGGCAAAATCTGCTAAAGCGGTTACAGCAGCATGTAACTGAATCAGCCCGTCTGCCATTTTTTGTGTCAATATCCCTCAGTGTACAGTCCTGCCTaattgtgctgtataaataaataaataaaaattgtaataataataataatgttaataataataataataataataataataatgtgaggtATTTTGCACTGTCCAGAAGCATTCTTGACAGAAACCATAACACACACAGCAGTGACACCTAATAACATCAGCCCGATGTCCTCCCACAGCCGTAATTCATTCATGCCATAGATCTGGATAAACTGAGCAGTTCTTTAGGAGGATTGAGGTAGGGGGTGCACACTATACAGTGCCCCGTCACAAGATGGTCTGTGCACATTGCAGTTTGTAAATGACTGCGATTGTTGAGATAAGTGAGTGTGTTATGATTGGACGACAACATGTCAACAGAGTGTCGACAGTGATCATGTCAAAATTCATCATGTCTACACAGATGAATGATGTTGACATGATAGAGTGTTGACATCACACCCCTTTGGGGGCCTGCGGTCACTTACCTGGCCCCGGTGGCTGTAGAAATCTGAGGGCACATCGGttttggtaagtattttaaccctactccTAACCCTCCTGGCGGCTCCTAATCCTAACCGTCAGCatcctcagaatgtcgacatttcagATAATGACAATATCAACATTCAGAGGATGAAATCATGGTGCATGTCGACATGGGACACGATGGCATTCTTGTGTCGACTTTATGAATATCGCTGCGATCGCTGTGGACCATGTGACCGGATGCCGAGATAAGCCGTTTCTGCCGAATATTCGCTTTATTGCGTTTCTGCACCAGTTAACCAGCAACTCTGGGCTTAAGCGTTCCGCATAGAACTCCCTCTGCCGTTTCTGTTCTACCCTGCCTAACCCACCCACAGCAGCACACAGCATTAAGAATAGAATAGACACCGCTGTATCCCGGGTTATATAGGGGGAAAATGtactaagtattggagagagagataaagtaccagtccatCAGTtcctgtcagtttacaggctgtgtttgaaaaatgacaggagctgattggttggtagtttatctctccccactgcttagtacatctgccccatagaagaAGAATAATGTTTTCTTTTCCTGAAGCATTAGCCCTTAACTCAGACATCTTTCGCCACAACCTCCTCGGATTGGCCATCCGTGGTCACATGCCCACAAGTATTCCTCCCACTCAGGGT is part of the Pseudophryne corroboree isolate aPseCor3 chromosome 11, aPseCor3.hap2, whole genome shotgun sequence genome and harbors:
- the NRIP3 gene encoding nuclear receptor-interacting protein 3, producing MFYSGILTDGSRKESDLREAASSLRQQRRMKQSVQFIHKDSADLLPLDGLKKLGTSKDTQPHSILQRRLLETNLTKLRNTRTAWIPKSDLSAQSNKVHHGKVESPRKTEEEDAVFVWCQCAGKEVKAKIDTSCQYSIISAACLDRLGLKEHFRSYKNEDENISLPYNVRSLGQIDHLAVTLGSISLDCTAAVIDDNERNISLGLQALRSLKCVINLDKNQLEVGRTDRDIIPFIVSRNTEKEEHSSDA